TTCTCATGCGCTAGCGATGTATTCGATGGCTTCTTCGGCGTATTGGCCGCCATCTTCTTCAAGCCGCCAGGAGCGCATTTCCCGCGGCTCGCCTTTCTCCACCTGAAAAATCACGTAGCTGTACCATGGCCAGGCATGCTCGCGATCGAATTCGCTCGGCCGCGCCGGAGCGTCCGGATGCGAGTGATACCATCCGATCAAATTGCAGCCCTTCTCCTTCGCTTCGTTCTCTGCCATTTGCACATCCAGCGGCGCAATCGAAAACCGATTCCTCGGCGAGTCATTTCGCTGATTGGCAAGCGGCATAAGGTCTACGACGACGCGATCCGCGCCCTCATCGCGGCCGAGAAGCGCACCGCAGCACTCATTCGGATAATCGCGCGCGCCATGCGCGTGAATTTTGTCGATCAGCGAATGTCCAAGCTTCAACATTGCGCTCACTCAGCCTCTCCTGCCCGCCACATTTTCGCGCTCTGCATGCCGCATTGGATGCAGAAACACCTCTCCCGTATTCACCGTATTTTGCTTATAACTCAAACTTTAGCAGAAACACCCTGTTTTCAGTAGGGAATCGGAAATTTGGTGCGTCCGCAAGCGTCCGACCACACCTTCTGACCGGCTCCTCGCCAAATCGCGTGCCGAATTTTTGTCTTTACAACTCCGCCTCGAAATCCTTACTCTGTTGGAGCCATGTGGTACGTCAACGAAAAGTTTGCGGCGAAGAAAATCGAAGCGGAGTTGCCGCAGCACGGCTTCACGGTGCGCAGCTCCGGCGGCGTAGCGCGCATCGAGAAATACAATTGCGGCGCCGAGTTCCGCAAATCCCCCGACGGCAAATATCAGATGACTGAACTTCCCGCCATTATGAAAAATGGCCAGTTCACGCAACTCTGGGACGCCGGCTACCAGAAATTCCTGATCACCAAGGATGCCAAGAAACTCCCCGCCATCGTCACCGAGCTTTCCGACCTCCGCAAATTCAACGAGGAATTGCGTTACGCTCTTGGCGTGCCGACCTATTACAACGAAGCACTCGGCTCCACGTGCCATTACAGCGTTTACGATCGCGTGAAGGGTCGCGAGGGCGACGTGCCCGACGAAACCGTCGGCGCGCACTCCGAAGAAGGTCACTAGCGAGCCGCTCACAGGAACTTCCTAAGATATGCTCGCTCGAACCACGCCCCTCGGCAGGTTTCGATGAATGGCCGCGACAAGGCTGCGCGCTTTTTCGTCATCCTGGGCTGCGTGGTGCTGTTCGTTAACGCTGCGCTTCATTGCGTTGGCGGATACAAAGCGGGTTTCCCGGCATTGAGCGCTTCGAACTTGGACCCCCACCTCCAAGCAGCCTTCCGGGTCGTTTTTCTCTCCCTTGCATGGCAGTGGGTTGTGACAGCGGTGGTCGCGCTGCTGGCAGGTATCACTCATACAAGATTGCGCAGAATACTTGTTCTGTTCTGCGGTTTGGCCGTGCTCGTGGAGGCGCTAGCCGGCGCCAGCATGATGGGATTTTTCCTGGGCAACGAAATAATCGGAGCGGGCGGATTGTTGCTTGTCTGCGGCGGCCTCTTATTTGACGAATCCGGAGTGCAAACGTAGATGACCTCCTCAGCCCAATCAGAAAAAGCCCAGCGCTTTCTCTCGCTGCATCATGGTCCGAAGATTCTGCTTCTTCCCAACGCCTGGGACGTCTCGAGCGCGCGCATTTTCGAGGATGCCGGTTTCCCCGCCGTCGCCACGAGCAGCGCCGGTGTCGCTAACTCTCTCGGCTATCCCGACGGCCAGAAAATCTCCCGCGCTGAAATGCTCGAAGTCGTTTCGCGCATCGCTCACGCGCTTTCTGTGCCCGTCACCGCGGATATGGAAGCCGGCTATGGCACGACGCCCGATGAAATGGCGGAAACCGCGCGCCTCGTCATCGAAGCCGGTGCTGTAGGACTGAATCTGGAAGACGCTATCGGCGAAGGCACGGGCAAGCTCTACGATATTCCTCGGCAGCAGGAAAAAATCCGCGCCATGGTGGAAATAGGCAAGAAACTCGGCGTGCCGCTGGTCATCAACGCGCGAACGGACATCTATCTCGAAGAAATCGGCGAGCCAGCCTCGCGCGTCGAAGCCACGGCCAAGCGCCTCAACGCCTATCGCGACGCCGGCGCTTCATCGCTCTTCGCGCCCGGCCCGAAGGACGCGCCCACCATCGAAAAACTCGTTCGCGCCGTCCATGGCCCGCTGAATATTCTCGCGCTGAAGGGCGGTCCTTCCGCGCGCGAACTCGAAAAACTCGGCGTCGCTCGCGTCAGCGTCGGCTCCGGCCCTATGCGCGCCGTGATGGGTTTTACCTCGCGCCTCGCCAAGCATCTTCGCGATGCGGGCACTTTCGATCCCATGTTCGAAGGCCAGATGACCTACATCGACGCCAACCGCCTCTTCGAAAAACACTGAAGGAAATCTACAGTTCGTGGCGCCACTCGTCTTACTCGCTGGCGTCTTCCAGCGCTTTTCGGAATCGCGCCGTGTCCACATGATGCCGCGCAACTTCGCGCGAGCCCAGAAACACCACAGGCACATCATTCGTGTACAGCTCAAGAAGCTCCGCGTCGTCGTCGATATTCACTTCGCGCAGCTTCGCACCATGCTCGCGCAGGATCGGCGCAATGGTGACGCGCGCTTCGTCGCAGAGCCGGCATCGCGGACGGCTATAAAGCGTCGCGTCGTGCGGCCCAGCTACAGCGAGCCGTCCTTCTTCCGTGCGCCGGTAAAAATCTCCGCCGCCCGCCGGCGCAAGATATCCTTCGCGCGTAAGCATCTCGACAGCTTCCACGACGTTGTCGCGCCGCGCGGGATCGTTTCCCGCGGCGAATTCCATCAGCGCGTGGAGATCAAGCTCCTCGCGTTCCAGTTCGTCAAACACTTCCAGAACGCGGCGCGGAATTTCCTCGAGTTCCATGCGATTCAGGGTTTAACGCTGTAGAATTTCTGGAAAGGCCCCATCCCCGGATAGAACGCGCGGGCGCGGAAGAGCTCCGTGATCTGCCGGATGTGTCCCAGATCGTGAAACGCCCACTCGTTCATCAGTTGCGCCACGGTGATCGGCCCGAATTTCTCGTGCTGTCCCTTGCGGCCCGCGATGCTCTCCGGCATGTAGCGCAGCCAGGAAACGCTGCGGTCGCGCTCGTGGCAGAAAACCTTCAGGTGCTCTCGCGCTTTTCCGCCGGTGTATCGCCCGGCCTTATACTGCGCGTCCTGATCGTACATCGCCAATTGCGGCATCTCTTCCTGCACCATGCGCTCGATGCGCTCGCGAAATCCCGCCACTTCCACGTCCGTCAGATGCGCCAGCACTTCGCTGATTGACCAGCGCTCCATCGACGGCTTCCAGTGCAACTGGTCTTCGCTCGCCAGCGAGACAATTTTTTCCAGAATGATCGGCGTCTGCTCGAGCACCGCAAGCCCGGGCAGCGGCGCGGGATTCATGGCGGCTTTCATCTCCGTCCTCCGTAGAATTGGTGCGACCGTTCCTTTATACCGCATTTCGCCGCGCCCGCGAAACGTTCCGCGCCTGCAAAGCTTTTTTGCGCCCTTGCGCATCTTAAATTTTGGATTTTTCGCAGGGGCGGGGCTTGCCCCGCCCGTCGGCCTGCAAAGCAGGACGCAATCTGCCGCTCAATCGCTCATGTTTGTCAGAGCGCTCGGTTCGTGAGACTCTGAATCCGGAGGCTTCGTGCCGCAAGTCTTTGCTCTCGTCGACGACATTTTCTTTCAAGCCAAAATGCTCGAAACCGCCAAGCATCTCGGCGTGGAAATGAAATCTTTCGCCGCAGGCGACACCCTCCTCGCGGAACTTGCAAAGCAATCGCCCGCGCTCGTCGTCGTGGACTTGAACGCGCGCCAGTCTCCTACGGAAGCGATCGCCGCGCTTCGCGCACGCGACGCGCAAATCCCCATCGTCGCATTCTTTTCGCACGTGCAAACCGACCTGGCCCAGCGTGCGCGCCAGGCCGGATGCTCCGAAGTCATGCCACGCTCGAAATTCACGAAAGACCTCGCGGAGATTTTTTCGAGGGCAAAAGCATGAGGCTCATAGCCGGGCGCATACTCGCCGCTTCGACCGTGCTTTTCTTCGCGCTGCTATCTGCATGCCCGGTCTCTCCGGCTCAAACGCAATCTTCGTCAGGGCCAGCGGCACAATCCACATCCGACCCCGCTGACGCGCTCAATGCCGCTCTCGCCGCCGCGTGCCGCGAAAATGGCGCGAACTTCGCGAAATATTTGACCGTCGCCAATGCCGATTCTTTCCTCAAACTTTCTCCCGACGAACGCACCGCAATGATGAGCCGTTTCGTTCTCCTCGACGTTCCCGGCCAGCCGCTGCTTTCCACCAGTGCAGAAGGCCAGCAGGTTCTCCTCTGCGCCGCTTCCGACGCCAACGCGCAATTCACGTTCGGCGCAGCCCGCGTCCACGATAATCTCGCTTACATTCCCATCAGTGTCACCGGCGGCGGCTCCATTCAGTTCGGCCTCGTGCGCGAAGACGGAAGCTGGAAGCTCCTCTCCATCGGCTTGTTGCTGATCGATATTCCCCAGCTGCAGAAGCAATGGGGCGTGCAGGACTTGCTCAATCGCGAGCAGTCCGCCATGCAAACGCTGCAGAATTTGGCTCAGGCCATCGACACATATCAGCGTGCATTTGGCGATCTGCCGCAATCTCTCGTGCAGCTTGGCCCATCGAAGGATGGTGTTTCGCCTTCGGCGGCGAAATTGATTGATGCCGGTCTCGCTTCAGGCAGCAAGAACGGCTACACATTCCGCTATCGCATCGTCTCCGCACCTGACGCCGCTTCGCCGGTCTACGAAATCGCCGCGATGCCGGCGGAATATGGCAAATCCGGGAAGCGCTCTTTTTTGCTGGATCAAAATGGCAAGATTCATGCGGCGGACAAACACGGCGGCGTTGCCACCGTTGACGATCCCACGGTCACGCCGGCAAACTCGGGAAATTCTCCCGGCGCCGGAGCTCTCTGAAGCGCCGAGCGGAAGATTACTGTTGCTGCGGCGGCTGACTTAGCTCTGCTTGCGCTTTTCTCGCCTCATCCGTTCCGGGAAATTTTTGCACCAACTGGCGGAACACCGCCTGCGCGCTTGCTTTCTTCCCCGTTTCCTGGAGGGCGCGCCCCTTTTCGAGCATCGCCGAAGCTACGCGCAAACTGTTCGGATAACCCATAATCACATTGTCATACGCATCGATCGCGCCGTTGTAGTCGCTCTGTTCATAGCAAATCTCGCCGAGATAAAATTGCGCATCCGCCGCAAAAGGGCCGTTCGGAAAATCCTTCAGGTAATCGCTGAACTCCTGGCGTGAGAGCGTGTTGTTGCCGCTGTTCAGATCGCGCTGCGCATTGGCGTAAAGCGTGTCCGCGGAAATCGGAGGCGGCGGCAATGTCGAAGCGGGCGCCGTTGCGGCGGGCGCTGTCGTTGCGGGCGCCGTGGTTGTCGCTGCGGGCTGCGTCGCCGCCGTTTGCTGCGCCGGAGAAGCTGCCGGAGGCGCGGCATTGGAAGGAGCGCTCACCGGAGCCGTGCTGCTCGGCGCGCTCTCCATATTCGAAGTCGTGCTGGTCTGCGCCGGCATCGCCGGTGCTCCTGTCGACACGCGCGCGTTGATTGATTGCAGCGTTGATTCCATGTCGCTCATCTGCTGCGCGAGTTTTGCGACGCGCGCTTGCAGGTCTTGCAAGTTGTCGGAGACGCCCTGCACCTGCTGCGCGACGTTGCTGTTATTCGCGCCGCTGTTTGCTTGCGCATCCTGCACTGTTTTCTGCAGCGCTCCCATCGTCTGGCTCAGCCGGCCCGAGGCGTCGAGCGACTGCTGCACCAGCGTCTGCATCGACGCCAGTTTCGAATCGACGTCGCTGCGAGCGTCCTGCTGGTTTTGCAGGATCTGGCTGATGCTCTGCTGAATCTGGATAATCTCGCGCGAAACGGCGTTCGCCGGCGCCGGCGTCAGCATCGCCGTCACGAGCGCCCCGGCGAGAAAAATCCCAAGTGATATCAAAATCGTTCTTGCGCGCATTTCCCTTCCTCCTCAATCCTCCGCGCCTGTATTTTTCCGAAACAAGCGGCCTCTGCGTAACCCTTGCTTATAACAAAATCCCGCTGCGGATTCTGCATTCGTGCATTTTGCTGTGCCCTGTGAACCACGGCTGGTCCGCAACCACTCGCGTGAGCCGCGCATTGTGCGCAGCTCGCATATTCTCTCACTCATTCTTCTCAAAAAGCTGCTACGCCCCTCGCGCAGCCCGCCCTCTTCAAGTTTGGATGCGTCAATCCTCCCCCGCGTCATGCTCCAGCGGCTCGCGGGGGCTTGGCTCGCCTCTGGCCTCTCGCGCCTCACTCTGGTATCCTATCGCTCGTCTGACACGGCGCCCCAGCCGGCCGGAATTCACTCCGAGCACACCAGTTCCCGCTCTGTGAATACCGCCCGACATCTGCACGAGGGCCGGCAGGAGTCCGTCCATGGCTGCTGGAGAGGTAAATCCGATGTCTGCTCACATGGCAACGACGCAAACATCCGAAGTCCGCATCGCCCATTCGCCCGATAGCGACGATGCTTTCATGTTCTATGCGCTTGCCACGGGCAAGCTCCGCGTCCCGGGCATCAAATTCACGCACATCCTCTCCGACATCGAATCGCTCAATCGCGCCGCGCAATCCGAGACGTACGACGTCACCGCCGTCAGCGTTTACGCCTATCCATTTCTCACGGACAAATACATTTTGCTCGATTGCGGCGCCAGTTTCGGCGAAGGCTATGGCCCGATCGTCGTTTCTTCACGCGCCATGAAGAAAAACGAACTGAAGGGCTGCCGCGTGGCCATTCCCGGCACGCGCACGACGTCTTATCTCGTTCTGAAACTCTTCGAGCCCGGCGTCGAAACCGTCACCATGCCTTTCGACAAAATTCTCGACGCCGTGAACAACAAAGAAGTCGAAGCCGGCCTGCTGATTCACGAAGGCCAGTTGCTCTACGCGCAATCCGGCGCGCACAAAGTCGTCGATCTCGGCCTCTGGTGGCAGGAGCAGACCGGCCTGCCGCTTCCGCTCGGCGCCAACGCCATTCGCCGTGCGCTGGGGGAGGATCTTGCTCGACAGGTCGCTGGCGCGATTCGCGGCAGCGTCGCCTACGCGCTCGATCATCGCGAAGAAGCGCTCAATTACGCGCTGCAATTCGCTCGCGACATGGATCCTGCGCTCGCCGACAAATTCGTCGGCATGTACGTCAATCGCTGGACGCTCAATTTCGGCGACGAAGGCCGCAAAGCCGTTGACGAACTCATCGCCCGCGCCAAATCCGCTGGCCTTATGCCCCCCTCCGCCCGCATCGAATTCCTGCGCGAAAACTAGCGCGGCCTTTTGTCTGGTCGGATTTCGAAGCCGCGAATCGCATCACCGCCTCACATCGCGAATAAAATCGCTAATCTTGCTTTCGGTGAGCCCTCGACCTACCATCTCGAAACAAGGAGGCACCATGAAGAAACACCTTTTTACCCTTGCTTACGCAGTATCGTTTGTAATTGCCTCTGTGGGGCTCGCTGCCGTCAATTGCCTCGCTCAAACCAATAACCCTGTGCCTCAGCCGGAGAAATCTTCTGACCCAGCTGTCCGGTGGCAATTCAATACCCACGGTTGAGTCTTTTCCTCTCCCACAGTTGCGGGAGACACGCTTTACATCGGTTCCTGCTCTGGAAATTTCTATGCTCTCGACAAACAGACCGGTCAAGTCCGCTGGAGCTACAACATCCATCAGGACGGCGACCAAACCAGCTTTCATGGCGACCCGCTTATCACGGATGATTTAGTCGTCATTGGCACAGACATTGGCAAGCAAGGCCACATCTACGCATTTGACCGCACCACGGGCAAAGTCCGCTGGAAATACCTGGTTACAACCTCGGCTTACCTTGACTGTGGCGTAGCCACAAACATTGTACGAAAAGATGAATTCCTTTATACCGTCGCACAGGGCGATGACCTTCTCTGTCTTGACATTGCTACCGGCCAGCTCCGTTGGCATTTCGCCAGCAATTATGACCGAACAAAACCTGAGTGGGCCAATGCGCCCATACTCGCAGGCAACACGGTCATATTCGACGGCCACGACGGCGTTGTCTACGCACTCGACTCCGATTCAGGGAAGCTGCTTTGGAAAACGAATCTCGACTCGCCGGTCACGACCTCACCCATCGTTATGGGTGACAGCATTTATGCCGCCACCGCAGGCCATTTCTACCGCTTGCGGATCAAGGACGGCACAAACTTAGGCTCAATTGCCTTTTCGGGTGAACCGTGGAGAAATGTCACTACGGCGGGAAACAATCTATTCGCAATGCCGGACCTGGGCCCAAACAGTGGCGAAGACCTTGTCTCGCTGAACCTGACATCGCAGCGTATCAACTGGAAGGTCAGCGACGAACACGGATGGGGAACGGCTTGGCCGTATCTCTGGCACGGCG
This region of Candidatus Acidiferrales bacterium genomic DNA includes:
- the ybgF gene encoding tol-pal system protein YbgF, which produces MRARTILISLGIFLAGALVTAMLTPAPANAVSREIIQIQQSISQILQNQQDARSDVDSKLASMQTLVQQSLDASGRLSQTMGALQKTVQDAQANSGANNSNVAQQVQGVSDNLQDLQARVAKLAQQMSDMESTLQSINARVSTGAPAMPAQTSTTSNMESAPSSTAPVSAPSNAAPPAASPAQQTAATQPAATTTAPATTAPAATAPASTLPPPPISADTLYANAQRDLNSGNNTLSRQEFSDYLKDFPNGPFAADAQFYLGEICYEQSDYNGAIDAYDNVIMGYPNSLRVASAMLEKGRALQETGKKASAQAVFRQLVQKFPGTDEARKAQAELSQPPQQQ
- a CDS encoding isocitrate lyase/phosphoenolpyruvate mutase family protein, with the translated sequence MTSSAQSEKAQRFLSLHHGPKILLLPNAWDVSSARIFEDAGFPAVATSSAGVANSLGYPDGQKISRAEMLEVVSRIAHALSVPVTADMEAGYGTTPDEMAETARLVIEAGAVGLNLEDAIGEGTGKLYDIPRQQEKIRAMVEIGKKLGVPLVINARTDIYLEEIGEPASRVEATAKRLNAYRDAGASSLFAPGPKDAPTIEKLVRAVHGPLNILALKGGPSARELEKLGVARVSVGSGPMRAVMGFTSRLAKHLRDAGTFDPMFEGQMTYIDANRLFEKH
- a CDS encoding M67 family metallopeptidase, which gives rise to MLKLGHSLIDKIHAHGARDYPNECCGALLGRDEGADRVVVDLMPLANQRNDSPRNRFSIAPLDVQMAENEAKEKGCNLIGWYHSHPDAPARPSEFDREHAWPWYSYVIFQVEKGEPREMRSWRLEEDGGQYAEEAIEYIASA
- a CDS encoding DinB family protein, which encodes MKAAMNPAPLPGLAVLEQTPIILEKIVSLASEDQLHWKPSMERWSISEVLAHLTDVEVAGFRERIERMVQEEMPQLAMYDQDAQYKAGRYTGGKAREHLKVFCHERDRSVSWLRYMPESIAGRKGQHEKFGPITVAQLMNEWAFHDLGHIRQITELFRARAFYPGMGPFQKFYSVKP
- a CDS encoding MqnA/MqnD/SBP family protein encodes the protein MAAGEVNPMSAHMATTQTSEVRIAHSPDSDDAFMFYALATGKLRVPGIKFTHILSDIESLNRAAQSETYDVTAVSVYAYPFLTDKYILLDCGASFGEGYGPIVVSSRAMKKNELKGCRVAIPGTRTTSYLVLKLFEPGVETVTMPFDKILDAVNNKEVEAGLLIHEGQLLYAQSGAHKVVDLGLWWQEQTGLPLPLGANAIRRALGEDLARQVAGAIRGSVAYALDHREEALNYALQFARDMDPALADKFVGMYVNRWTLNFGDEGRKAVDELIARAKSAGLMPPSARIEFLREN
- a CDS encoding glutaredoxin family protein, coding for MELEEIPRRVLEVFDELEREELDLHALMEFAAGNDPARRDNVVEAVEMLTREGYLAPAGGGDFYRRTEEGRLAVAGPHDATLYSRPRCRLCDEARVTIAPILREHGAKLREVNIDDDAELLELYTNDVPVVFLGSREVARHHVDTARFRKALEDASE